The DNA region GCGGCCGGTCACCTGGTCGGCCATGAGCACCAGCAGCGCGTCGCGGTTGGGGACGTAGGAGTAGAGGGTCATCGCGCCCAGACCGAAGCGCTGGGCGATCGCGCGCATCGTCACCGCCGCCAGGCCCTCCGCGTCGGCCAGGTCGATCGCGGCGTCGACGACCTCGTCGACGCTCACCTTCTGCTTCGGCCCCCGCTTCGCCTTCGGCTCCTCGGGCGTCCCGGTCCGATGGCGCCAGAGCAGGCGCAGGGACGGATCTGGCTGATCACGCTGGTCTGGCTCCGGCACGTGGCTCATCGTAACCTCATCCGAAAAAATTTCGTACGTCGTACGGAACAAATGCTACAGTCGCTCCGTTGTCATCTTCGTACAGCGTACGAAATTGGAGGAACGTGCATGCCGAACGACGCGAAACCGGTGCCGCCGCGCTGGCTCAAGCCGATGAACAAGGTCTTCATGACCCTGTCGAGGACCGGGCTCGGGATGAAGGAGCTGCCCGTGCTCACGGTGCCCGGCCGCACCAGCGGCAAGCTCCGCAGCACCCCGCTCTCGGTGCTGGACCTGGACGGACGGCGCTATCTGCTCGAGGGCTTCCCGGGTGCCGACTGGGCCCGCAACGTACGGGCCGCCTCCGGCCGCGCCACGCTCCGGGTCGGACGGACCACCGAGGACGTACAGCTCGTGGAGGTCGACGGGGACGAGGCGCTGACCGTGCTCCGACTGTGGCCCGAGCAGATGGCGGACGGGGCGAAGATCATGCTCGACGCCGGGGTCGTCACCGCGGTGACGCCCGAGGCCTTCGAGGCCGTCGCCGGGCGTTGTGGGGTGTTCCGGATCGAGGTGGGCCGATGACTCCGTTGTCCGCGCGAGACGTGCGCAAGCGCTACCGCGACACCCAGGCGCTGGACGGCCTCGACCTGGAGGTGGCGGCCGGCACCGTGCACGCCCTGCTCGGGCCCAACGGTGCCGGCAAGTCGACCGCGGTGAACGTCTTCGCGACGCTCACCCGGCCCGACGCCGGCGAGGTGCGCGTCGGCGGCCACGACGCCGTACGCCACCCCGCCCGGGTCCGCTCCACGATCGGCCTGGTCGGGCAGAGCGCCGCCCTCGACGAGGCCCTCCACGGCCGGGAGAACCTGGTGATGTTCGCCCGCCTGCACGGCCTCTCGAAACCCGCTGCCGTACGCCGCGCCGCCGAGCTCCTCGACGCCTTCGGCCTCACCGAGGCCGGCGACCGGAAGGTCTCGGGCTACTCGGGTGGGATGCGGCGACGCCTCGACATCGCCGCCGGCCTGGTCACCCGCCCGCAGATCCTCTTCCTCGACGAGCCGACCACCGGGCTGGACCCGCGCGCCCGCCACGAGGTCTGGGAGATGGTGCGCCAGGTCGTCGCCGACGGGACGACGGTGCTGCTGACCACGCAGTACCTGGACGAGGCCGACCAGCTGGCCGACATGGTCACCGTGCTCGGCGCCGGCCGGGTGATCGCCGAGGGCACGCCGTCGGCCTTGAAGAGCGACCTGGGCGGCGACCGGGTGATGATCACGGCGACCGGGCCGGACGACCTCGCCCGGATGGCCGGCGTCCTCGGCTCCGCCGCCGCCGTCGACCCCGATCGGCTCGAGGTCACCGTCGAGGCCGGCCCGGCCGGTGGCGGCGCCGCGGTCGTCGAGGTCGTACGCAGCCTCGACGCCGCCGGCATCACGGTCGACGACGTGCTGCTGCGCCGGCCGACCCTGGACGAGGTGTTCCTCCATCTGACCGCACCTGAAGGAGTCTCCCGATGACCGATCTGACCCCAGGACTCACCACCACCCTGCGACAGACCGCGACACAGACCTGGGTGATCACGCTGCGCGACCTCAAGCACTGGCAGCGCGAGCCGTGGGGGCCGGTGTTCGGCATCCTGTTCGCGATCATGATGCTGCTGATCTTCGGCTACCTGTTCGGCGGCGCGATCGAGATGCCGGGCGGCGGGACGTACCTGCCCTATCTGCTTCCCGGCGTGCTCGCGCTGACGATGATGTTCGGCATCGACGGCACCATGGCCGTGGTCACCGAGGACACCAAGCGCGGGGTCACCAACAGGTTCCGGTCGCTGCCGATGAGCGGCCTCGCCGTGCCCCTGGGACGGGCGGTCGCCGACCTGGGCAACTCGGCGGTCCAGCTGGGCGTCCTGATGCTCGGCGGGCTGCTGATCGGCTGGCGGATCGAGGGCTCGCTCCTCGAGGCGGCGGCCGCGGTCGGCCTGCTGCTGTGGCTGCGGCTGGCGATGCTGTGGCTGGGCATCTTCCTCGGCCTGACCCTGCGGATGGAGGGCGCGCTGACGATGGTGCAGGTGCTGGTCTGGCCGCTGGGGTTCTGCTCGAGCCTGTTCGTCTCGCCGGAGACGATGCCCGGCTGGCTCGGCTTCCTGGCCGCCTGGAACCCGGTCTCGGCGACCGCGACCGCCTGCCGCGACCTCTTCGGCAACCCGACCGGGATCACCTCCGGTCTGCTCGCCGACCACGCGGTGCTGCTGGCGGTCGCGTGGCCGGCGGTCCTGCTGGCGATCTTCGTCCCGCTGTCCACGCGCGCGTTCCGGCGCCTCGGCTGACTATGGGAGAACGGGCCCGGGAGGCGATGCCTTCCGGGCCCGTTTGCGGATGGGGGGAGAGTCAGGCGGTGGCCGGCTCGAGGCCGTCGGTCGCGTCCGTGGCCTGCTCCTTCGCCGGAGCGACGGCACGGGTCAGCGACCCGAGCGCGAAGGCGACGAACAGCAGCACGACGCCCAGGCCCGCGACCAGCGCCGAGAGACCGAAGGCGGTGACCGCGGTCAGCAGGGAGGCGCGTACGAACGACGACTCGGCCGCGACCGGGCGGATCGGATCCTCCTGGTCGAGCTCGGCGTACGTCTTGCCCTTGGTGATCCCCAAGGCGTGCTTCTCGACGGTGGCCGCCTGGGCGTAGGCCGAGAACGGGCCGTCGACGTGGTCGCCGGCGAGGAACGAGGCGTC from Nocardioides luteus includes:
- a CDS encoding nitroreductase/quinone reductase family protein — encoded protein: MPNDAKPVPPRWLKPMNKVFMTLSRTGLGMKELPVLTVPGRTSGKLRSTPLSVLDLDGRRYLLEGFPGADWARNVRAASGRATLRVGRTTEDVQLVEVDGDEALTVLRLWPEQMADGAKIMLDAGVVTAVTPEAFEAVAGRCGVFRIEVGR
- a CDS encoding ATP-binding cassette domain-containing protein, with the protein product MTPLSARDVRKRYRDTQALDGLDLEVAAGTVHALLGPNGAGKSTAVNVFATLTRPDAGEVRVGGHDAVRHPARVRSTIGLVGQSAALDEALHGRENLVMFARLHGLSKPAAVRRAAELLDAFGLTEAGDRKVSGYSGGMRRRLDIAAGLVTRPQILFLDEPTTGLDPRARHEVWEMVRQVVADGTTVLLTTQYLDEADQLADMVTVLGAGRVIAEGTPSALKSDLGGDRVMITATGPDDLARMAGVLGSAAAVDPDRLEVTVEAGPAGGGAAVVEVVRSLDAAGITVDDVLLRRPTLDEVFLHLTAPEGVSR
- a CDS encoding ABC transporter permease, whose product is MTDLTPGLTTTLRQTATQTWVITLRDLKHWQREPWGPVFGILFAIMMLLIFGYLFGGAIEMPGGGTYLPYLLPGVLALTMMFGIDGTMAVVTEDTKRGVTNRFRSLPMSGLAVPLGRAVADLGNSAVQLGVLMLGGLLIGWRIEGSLLEAAAAVGLLLWLRLAMLWLGIFLGLTLRMEGALTMVQVLVWPLGFCSSLFVSPETMPGWLGFLAAWNPVSATATACRDLFGNPTGITSGLLADHAVLLAVAWPAVLLAIFVPLSTRAFRRLG
- a CDS encoding aromatic ring-opening dioxygenase LigA, whose protein sequence is MTRKPRIAKLLSPLIGLFGLLFIASGATTYYLAHTQLKAQEITVADDASFLAGDHVDGPFSAYAQAATVEKHALGITKGKTYAELDQEDPIRPVAAESSFVRASLLTAVTAFGLSALVAGLGVVLLFVAFALGSLTRAVAPAKEQATDATDGLEPATA